In Sphingomonas sp. M1-B02, the sequence ATGACGATTGCACGGCTGTTCCTCGCGCCGCTGCTTTGCGCGCTGGGTGGCGGTCGTTTTGCAACCGGGCTCAAATGGACACAAATGCCACTTCTTACGACCATGGCTGAGATCGGATCGCGAGAAACATTCCTGTGCGCCGAACTGGATGGGCGCGGCGTGCACATAATCGAACGGCAGTCGGCATCGGCGCAATGGACCCTGGCGCGCGCCAATGCACTGGTTCGTGGACCGGCTGGACATCCGGCGCTGGTCGCGGGGGACATCGTCTCCATGCTCGGGTTTTAGTTAGCCATGAGAATCCTTGGCGCAATTCTGGCGGGGGGGGGAATCTCGGCGCTTCGGCAGTGACAAGGCAGCGGCGATGCTCGGGCAGCGTTCCCTGATGGGTCACACGATACAATGCATGGAGGGTCAAACCGACGGCCTAGTCATATGCGGCCGCACTTGGCCCGGAATCCCTTCGCTTGCCGATCGCCCGGCTCGAGATCTTGCCCGTTAGGCGGCCTCAATGCAGCGCTGCATCATGCCGAGAGCGCCGGGTTCGATGCGGTGCTCTGCGTTCCCGTCGATGTGCATCCATTGCCAGAAAATCTGCGGGTGCTACTCGAAGGGGCGGAGGCAAAGGCGTTCGAGCTACAGCACGCGGTGGGGTTCTGGCCCGTTCGATATGCAAGCAAGCTCGACCGTCACCTCGCGGCTGGCAATTTGTCGTTTCGAAGCTGGATTGGAAGCGCGGAAGCCATTGTCATTTCTGACCAGATGCTCGCGCTGGAAAACGTGAACACTCCTGACGATCTGAACAAGCTGATCCAGTGAAGTGAGCGTCACTGGTTTCCAACGACGGCTTATGAGGGTGGCTAACCGAAAGCTGCCAGCCCGCTTCCGGCCCAGTTTCAGTCATCCCGCCGCACCTGAACAGATGTCCGAAGTTGGGAAGCGGGAGAGGCGGTATGAACGTCAACTTGTGGGTCTCCTGATTCAGCCGGCGCGGCGAGTTCGCGAAGTTGCGCGTTGAAATGCCTAAAACGAGTCAGTGTCGAATGGTTGCTGCGGATCCACAACCTCTCCGAGCAGTATATAACGATAGACCTCCCGGAGCGCGTCGTGGAGAGCGTAGAAGTCGCAGTGACTGATTGGGGCGAACGCAAATGTGCCGAATCGATTCCGGGGATGCATCGTCATGATGCGGTCCGCGTAGAATTCTTCGAAGTATTTGAGTCCGCTGTTCGCTTCACCGAAGGAATCGTGGATATAGGCCTGGCAATCAACCGCTGATGGATCGGAGACGCCATTTGCGCGCACAATTTCTTGGATGACCGCGAACGACGCATCGAGCGAGATCCATAACGGATAATTTGCCTCTTCCCCAAAAGCCTCGTGCATGTTCATCATTGAGGCCTTCATCCAAGTGGCGAGACCCCGAATCATCAGGTGATCGCTAGCATCAATGTTGGAACGCAGGTCTTGGTGAGTTGAAATTGGCAATGGCCAGTGAAAATGTTCGTAATTGCCCGGCGGCATGGGCACTGCACCTCGCGCCTGCCTGGTGTCCGAGCTCAGCTTGCGTCGAAGTGAAGTCTCGACTTCAGCAATGACCTGTGGATCATCAAGCCGTCTGCGTTCATCGAGCCGGACCGACGCGACGCAGGGGTATTGAGCCATGGTCCCGCGGTCCAGTCCGATCGAAAGTGCTAGTGAGGCCAGCAGCCGGATTTCCTCAGGCGTTGGCTCGTCGTATTCGGAATAGTAATCTCCTTCGTGCATGTCCTGGTCGAAGTGGCAGGCGGTGAAGATTAAATCCTCTCGCACCACGTACGCCGCATCTTCGTGCTGTGACGATTGCGACCAATAGGTTCCGAGCGGAGACATCGGCCGCACGATCGTGCCACGACGTATTGCTGCATGTTTCAGGGGTAGGTCCTGTGTCATGGCCGGCAAGCTGCCCCGGCGTCGGGCCGATGTCACGCTATGTCCCGCAGGGTTGCTTCGTTCCCTGAACGAGCGTCCGTTTTCGGGAGATCGGATGTTCGACGTGAGTGTCGGAAATTGGGTCCACTCGGTCGCAAAGCTGACGATTGGCTAGCGTCAGCTTCAGCCGTTCAGATCAGCTCGCGCCCAACCCAGAGTCTGATGATCGTTCGTTGCCACGCGGCTAGGCTTGCTTCTCGCGAAGCCAGCTATCCCGCTCGGCGAAAATCCTCTGCATCTCTGCCATGTTGTCGGTTCCCCAGGTGCATAAGGGCTCAAGCGCTTGGGCAAGGCTGTGGCCCAGCTGCGTAAGCGTATAGTCCACGCGTGGCGGGACCTCCTTGTAGTCGTTCCTGCGCAATACGCCGTCCGATTCCAGCTCCTTTAATTGCTGGATCAGCACCTTGTCGCTGACATCGCGCACGGCGCGCTTGAGTTCGCCGTAGCGTGTCGGACCACGCAACAGGAAATACAGGACAAGCGGCTTCCACTTGCCCGAGATGATCTTGAGCGTTGCGTCGAGTCCGCAGGTGAAGCCTGGGACGATTGGAGCGCGATCGACGATTTTGGTCTGAAGCACGTCGGAAATTTGAGGTACTTACCTTAAGGTGCATACTTGTCGCTAGGTAGGTTGAGGGCCAGCTGCGTGCAACCAAGAACTGGAGGCACGTATGAACCGACTAGAAGGCAAGACCGCGATCATCACCGGCGGCGGCACAGGCATTGGCCTGGCTTCGGCGAAGCGCTTTATCGAGGAAGGTGCGTTCGTCTACATCTTTGGCCGGAGGCAGGAGAAGCTGGACGCGGCGGTGGCCACCCTTGGCGCGAATGCGTGCGCGGTGGCAGGATCGGTCACCGATGCCGGTGATCTCGACCGGCTGCTCGACACGGTGAAGGCGGAGCGCGGCACGCTGGATATCCTGTTCGCCAATGCCGGAACCGGCGCCCTGGTGCCGCTCACCGAGATCACCCCCGAGCATTATGACGAGACCTTCGACATAAATGTGAAGGGCACGATCTTCACGGTGCAAAAGGGCCTGAAGCTGATGGGCGAGGGTGGTTCGGTCATCCTCACCGGATCGACCACCGGAGTGATGGGAACGCCCGCCTTCAGCATCTACAGCGCATCGAAGGCCGCTGTCCGTAATCTCGCGCGCAGCTGGGCGCAGGACCTGCGCGGCACCGGTATCCGCGTCAATGTCCTGTCACCCGGGCCGACGCTGACCGAACTGGCGGCCGAGGTCGTCGGTCGCGATGCGATGATCGAAATGGGGGCTACCACGCCGATCGGGCATGTCGGCGATCCTTCGGAAGTCGCCGCGGCTGCCGCGTTCCTAGCATCGTCGGACAGCAGCTTCATGACGGGTAGCGAGTTGTTCACGGATGGAGGCTTGGCGCAAATCTGAGTAACTCTGCCAGCGGGCGAAAGCCCGCTGGCTTCTGGATAGGTACTGCCAGACCCGTGACATCAAACTCACGATGTACTCTCTTCTATCGAGCGAAAGCAGCCGCGACGGCGACATTAACGCGGCGTCCGCAGTTGGGTAGTACGAAGGCCGACCTGAGTGGCCGAACCTAGGTCTTAGCGATTCGACCGCCGAGCTAAGCCAATGTCCGCTTTATGCGATCTGACGCCGATAGCTGCCTGTCCGCAGACGACCCATCAGCTGCCCGTCCGCTCTCGCCCTAGCCGGCCGAACGGCAATGCGCCCTAATCGCGGCCATTCACCAACGCAATTGCTGGCCCCAAAAGCTGCTACTCATTGCTTTGCACTCGCCCGGCCAGTGTAGCTCTACACGCGGACCGTCACTCGTATCGCCATGCGGAGAAAGTTTTCGGAAGCTACTTTCGGGTTCGGCTCCTCGATCAATGATTGTCGCCCGAACCGGGGGCGGCCGACTTCCCGCTCGGCAGGGCAGGGATTACGAAGGTCACTGCCTTACCCGTCAGAACGCCGTGCACGGGTGTTGCGAGTTCGATCAGTATCTTGTGCGATCCGGCAGGGAGGCCATTCACGACAACGGCGCCGTTGTCGCCGGCATCCGCCCAGCGCCATGGCAAATCGTCGACGCTTACATGGAGATGGCCAGCGCGCGGCGACACGTTTACCGCGGCGGCACCAAAGACCGGCAGAACCCGAAAATGCTTCGTACGGTACGGTATAATCGCCGACCCGCGGGCAAGCGGTGCTGCAAGTGGTTGATCGACGAACAGCTCGGCCGGCGGTTCGTTCTCGATCGGCACGAACGGCGTCGATTCTTGTCCCGGATCGACTCGCTGCGCAGTCCCGGGCGAGGCCAACGCGACGGCCAGAAGTGCGAAAGGGATACGATGGGTTCGTCGGCACATCGCGATTTTCTCCATCGGGCGTGTTCAGCGCTTGCCAATTTCAGGCGCTAGGACGAGCAAGGGCTTGCCCTTTTCGACGATGTATGTGGCCAATTCCGCGCCATTGGTGCTGCCGGTGTTGCGCGCCGTATGCGCCACGCCATCGGGTACGAAGAGGACGTCACCCGGTTTGAGAGTGACCGGCTTCTGTCCCTCAAGCTGATATTCCAGCGCACCTTCGAGTAGGTAGATCACTTCCTCCCCGGGATGACGGTGCCACGGAGCAGTGGCGCCGGGGGCAATGTCAATTCGCGCCTGGATGGTCTCGCGGCCCGGTATCGAAAGATCGTGACGCTGCAAGTCGGTGCGCGAGACATCCGCGGAAATGACTTGGCCGCCCGCTGTAGCAGCGATTGCGATGAGAGCGGCGGCAAGCAAAATCCCCTTTGAGTACTTCATTGCAGCACTCGCAGGACGGGCGGTACCTGCACCGGCGCGACGTCGCCATACGGAGACAGAAACGCCATGATCGCGGCGAGCGTAGCTTCGGGCGCATCTTCGGCAATCCAGTGCCCGGTTCCGGGAATGACGACGCCCCGCACATCGTCTGCAAGGAGTTTCATGGTGTCGGCGACATGCTCACCATAGCTGCGTTCACCACCGATCGCGAGGACTGGCAAGGTAAGACGCGTGGCCTTGCGCATCTCGTTTTGCGCGAGAGTCATGTCGAGCGCCCGGTAGAATCCGAAACTGCCGGATAGGGCGTCCGGGCGGGAAAGGAGGTCAACATAATAGGCTATGGCGTCGGCAGGCGGTTTCCCGCCCTGAATCTCGAACTCGTAGCCGAAGAAGAGATCTTCTCGCCCTACCACCAGCTGCTCGGGCAGCGCCTCAACACGGCAGAACGGGATGTGCCACAACCGGTTGTTGACGTGGGCCGGGACAAAAACCGGTGGCGACGCAGACGACATGGGCGGTCCCGGTATTTCGGCTAGTACGATCCGCGTGACGCGGTCGGGATAATCCGCCGCCAGCGCATAACCGATCGCGAAACCAGTATCGTGTCCGACGACAGCAAAGTGGTGATGGCCAAGTGTCTCCATCAAGCCGATCAGGTCGTTGGCGAGG encodes:
- the mobA gene encoding molybdenum cofactor guanylyltransferase gives rise to the protein MARNPFACRSPGSRSCPLGGLNAALHHAESAGFDAVLCVPVDVHPLPENLRVLLEGAEAKAFELQHAVGFWPVRYASKLDRHLAAGNLSFRSWIGSAEAIVISDQMLALENVNTPDDLNKLIQ
- a CDS encoding winged helix-turn-helix transcriptional regulator; this translates as MLQTKIVDRAPIVPGFTCGLDATLKIISGKWKPLVLYFLLRGPTRYGELKRAVRDVSDKVLIQQLKELESDGVLRRNDYKEVPPRVDYTLTQLGHSLAQALEPLCTWGTDNMAEMQRIFAERDSWLREKQA
- a CDS encoding SDR family NAD(P)-dependent oxidoreductase, yielding MNRLEGKTAIITGGGTGIGLASAKRFIEEGAFVYIFGRRQEKLDAAVATLGANACAVAGSVTDAGDLDRLLDTVKAERGTLDILFANAGTGALVPLTEITPEHYDETFDINVKGTIFTVQKGLKLMGEGGSVILTGSTTGVMGTPAFSIYSASKAAVRNLARSWAQDLRGTGIRVNVLSPGPTLTELAAEVVGRDAMIEMGATTPIGHVGDPSEVAAAAAFLASSDSSFMTGSELFTDGGLAQI
- a CDS encoding DUF6130 family protein, giving the protein MEKIAMCRRTHRIPFALLAVALASPGTAQRVDPGQESTPFVPIENEPPAELFVDQPLAAPLARGSAIIPYRTKHFRVLPVFGAAAVNVSPRAGHLHVSVDDLPWRWADAGDNGAVVVNGLPAGSHKILIELATPVHGVLTGKAVTFVIPALPSGKSAAPGSGDNH
- a CDS encoding cupin domain-containing protein, with the protein product MKYSKGILLAAALIAIAATAGGQVISADVSRTDLQRHDLSIPGRETIQARIDIAPGATAPWHRHPGEEVIYLLEGALEYQLEGQKPVTLKPGDVLFVPDGVAHTARNTGSTNGAELATYIVEKGKPLLVLAPEIGKR
- a CDS encoding alpha/beta fold hydrolase; translation: MATDTSLATPNGVGSVTHAPNLPADFTQVFESKFVETGQLRLHAVIGGEGPPLLLVHGWPQNWYAWRQLMPALAQKFTVIAVDQRGIGLSDKPLHGYDTGTLANDLIGLMETLGHHHFAVVGHDTGFAIGYALAADYPDRVTRIVLAEIPGPPMSSASPPVFVPAHVNNRLWHIPFCRVEALPEQLVVGREDLFFGYEFEIQGGKPPADAIAYYVDLLSRPDALSGSFGFYRALDMTLAQNEMRKATRLTLPVLAIGGERSYGEHVADTMKLLADDVRGVVIPGTGHWIAEDAPEATLAAIMAFLSPYGDVAPVQVPPVLRVLQ